Genomic DNA from Niabella ginsenosidivorans:
TGCCGGAACAGTTTTCCATTACCGGAACAGGCCGTACTGACTATTCCGATGAAAAATTCCGTGAGCATCTTTTACAGGGCATCAATGAATTCTCCCGCCGCAAGGATGAAAAGAACGGCAGCTGGGAAGAATTTGCTTCCCATATTTCCTATTTGCGGATGGATGTAGATAAACCTGAAGATTATAACGCCATGGCGGGTATTATCAGTGACCATGAAGCAGCCTGGGGCGTAAGCGCCAACGTGCTCTTTTACCTGGCCGTTGCACCACAGCTGGTGCCGGAAATAGCCACGAACCTGAACAAGCTGAAAAAAGCGAAAGATAAAGATAAGGCGCGCATTGTGGTGGAAAAACCTTTTGGGCATGACCTGAAAAGCGCGCAGGAATTGAATAAGCTACTCACTAATCTTTTTGATGAAAGCCAGATCTACCGCATTGATCACTATCTTGGAAAGGAAACGGTGCAGAATATTCTGGCATTGCGCTTTGCCAATGCACTGTTTGAGCCTATCTGGAACCGGCATTATATTGATCATGTACAGATCACCGCTGCCGAAACCGTAGGCGTGGAAGATCGCGGAGGGTATTATGAACGCTCCGGCGCCCTGCGCGATATGGTGCAGAACCACATCCTGCAGTTATTATGCATGGTGGCTATGGAAGCACCTGTTTCTTTTGAAGCAGATGAAATACGCAATAAAAAATCAGATGTGCTGAACGCCATCCGTAAAATAAAAAAAGAAGAAGTACAAAAATATGCCGTACGCGGTCAGTATTCATCCGGATGGATCGAAGGGAAAAAAGAAAAAGGCTACCGCGAGGAAAAAGGAGTGGATCCGGATTCCAGCGTGGAAACCTTTGCCGCTGTAAAATTCTATATCGACAACTGGCGCTGGCAGGGCGTTCCTTTTTATGTACGCACAGGAAAGTACCTGAAAGAAAAAACCACACTCATCACGATCCAGTTCAAAGAAGCGCCAAAATATGCATTTCCCCCTGAAGCATCCGAAACATGGAGGGCCAACCGCCTTTCCATCAGCATTCAGCCGGAGGAAGACATCCGTTTGCTGTTCCAGGCCAAACGCCCGGGCCAAACCATGTCCCTGAACCCGGTGAACATGGTCTTCAGCTATGCAGACAGTTATAACGCTCCGCAACCGGAAGCCTACGAAACCCTTTTGTTGGATGCCATGATGGGCAACCCTACACAGTTTATGAGAGGTGATCAGGTAGAGGTAGCCTGGGAAGTGATCGATCCAATCCTGGATACCTGGGAAAACCGTCCACCGGTTGATTTTCCGAACTATGCTCCGGGCTCATGGGGCCCTGAAGATGCGGAAGCACTGATTGCGCGTGAAGGGAGGAACTGGATTACGCTGCCACCGGCAAAAAAGGAAAATGGCAATTAAGAAAACCGAATAGATCAGATAAAGCCTCTTTATTTGTCTTTTTAGCCGGCCGCTATAATAGTTGATATAACTTACCCGGCAATGCCTGGATGATATTCTGCATTTCAAGATTAAGAATGGCAATAGCCACGGTACTGCTGCTTAGCCCTGAGCGTAAATGTATTTCGTCAATAGCGGCCTGTTCTTTTTTCTTTAAAAGGTCTACTATTACCTGCTCTTCAGGGCTCAGATCCATAAATAAGGTTCTGGCTGGCTGCTTGGTGGGCTTCTTTTTTAAAGGGGCCCAATTCATCGCCTCCAACAGTTGTTGCGCATCCGTAAGCAGGCCGGCTCTGTTCGTTTTTATAAGATGATTACAACCGTTGCTTTTTTTATCGCCCACTCTGCCGGGGAAAGCAAATACATCTTTATTATAGCTGTCAGCCAGCTCTGCAGTGATCATACTACCGCCTTTTACATCTGTTTCCACAACAATCACAGCATCGCTCATGCCGGCAACAATACGGTTACGGCTGGGAAAATGATGCCGGTCGGGTTTCGTTTTTGTAAGGAATTCCGTAAGCAAACCGCCCTGCTGTATCATTTCTTTGGCTATTGATACATGATCGGATGGATAAATTTTATCAAGGCCGTGCGCCAGCACCCCCACAGTATCCAGCCTGGCTTTTAATGCAAATTTGTGCGCCAGCAAGTCAATGCCATACGCAAGACCACTGATTACCAGTACTTCACTGCCCCGCAAACCTTCCACCAGTTGTTCACAGATCTGTTTTCCATAATCCGTATGCGACCGGGAGCCTACAACGGCAACAACCTTTGAAGTATTCAGGTCTGCAGCGCCTTTGTAATACAGCATAACTGGAGCATCATAGCAATTCAGCAACCGTTGCGGATACGCTGCATCCGTAATAAACAATGGCCGGATACCGTATTTTTCAATAAATGCAATTTCTTTTTCAACCCGTTCAAAATCATTGAACTGCTTAATACAGTCTATCCGGAATTTTCCAAGCCCCTCAATACGCTCTAACAGATGCCTTTTTTCGGTAAAAATTTCTTCAGGAGATAAATGCTGCAATAAGACCCGTGCAATAACGGGGCCTATATTCGGAATAAGCGTTAACGCAATACGATACATTAGCGGGTGCTCCATGAGGTTTCTGTTTGCAATAAAGTTACAAAGAATTTTTATCTTGATAAACCAAAGCCCGGGCGTTTGCTGCGGCTGCTTTTTTAAAGCCTGTTCCAGAACAGCTGTTAAACCGGCATACCCTCTTGAGCGGGCATGTTGCAAGATTGTTACACCATTGTGATCCGGGATATTAGTATTACATCCGGCAGCTACCAGTGCCTGTACCACCTCAACGTATGATCTGTTCCTGCTGGTTTACGTCAGTGCCATGTGCTACCAGCAATCAGGCCATCTCCAGGTTATTGGCCTGTGTGGCAATCAGCAACAGGCATCCACCAGTACCAGGTCTGCTTTATCTCCTGCATTAGGCCATTGCCGGTTCCCGTTATCGTCTAACGGCAGTACATTATGTGTGGCCAGTTTCCGAAAGCCCTGTATAACAACACCTTTTGCATAAAAACCCTTTCTGTATGGTTTTTAAAAAATACAGAGCCATTTGATCATCTTAAAAATCTTTTCGACATTTGTTTTTTGCCGGACGTTTCTGAAAAAATATAAACCCCGATAATAATGACAGGCCTGACCCATCACCTTAATGCCATGCGCAGTTTTTTCAACACCGGGGTTACCCGCTCTGCTGATTTCAGGAAACAACAATTGCTGCAATTGAAAGAGAGCATCCT
This window encodes:
- the zwf gene encoding glucose-6-phosphate dehydrogenase codes for the protein MSKNNNYKKLGPTVIFIFGGSGDLNQRKLTPALYNLWLDGLMPEQFSITGTGRTDYSDEKFREHLLQGINEFSRRKDEKNGSWEEFASHISYLRMDVDKPEDYNAMAGIISDHEAAWGVSANVLFYLAVAPQLVPEIATNLNKLKKAKDKDKARIVVEKPFGHDLKSAQELNKLLTNLFDESQIYRIDHYLGKETVQNILALRFANALFEPIWNRHYIDHVQITAAETVGVEDRGGYYERSGALRDMVQNHILQLLCMVAMEAPVSFEADEIRNKKSDVLNAIRKIKKEEVQKYAVRGQYSSGWIEGKKEKGYREEKGVDPDSSVETFAAVKFYIDNWRWQGVPFYVRTGKYLKEKTTLITIQFKEAPKYAFPPEASETWRANRLSISIQPEEDIRLLFQAKRPGQTMSLNPVNMVFSYADSYNAPQPEAYETLLLDAMMGNPTQFMRGDQVEVAWEVIDPILDTWENRPPVDFPNYAPGSWGPEDAEALIAREGRNWITLPPAKKENGN
- the dprA gene encoding DNA-processing protein DprA; this encodes MEHPLMYRIALTLIPNIGPVIARVLLQHLSPEEIFTEKRHLLERIEGLGKFRIDCIKQFNDFERVEKEIAFIEKYGIRPLFITDAAYPQRLLNCYDAPVMLYYKGAADLNTSKVVAVVGSRSHTDYGKQICEQLVEGLRGSEVLVISGLAYGIDLLAHKFALKARLDTVGVLAHGLDKIYPSDHVSIAKEMIQQGGLLTEFLTKTKPDRHHFPSRNRIVAGMSDAVIVVETDVKGGSMITAELADSYNKDVFAFPGRVGDKKSNGCNHLIKTNRAGLLTDAQQLLEAMNWAPLKKKPTKQPARTLFMDLSPEEQVIVDLLKKKEQAAIDEIHLRSGLSSSTVAIAILNLEMQNIIQALPGKLYQLL